The Cervus elaphus chromosome 30, mCerEla1.1, whole genome shotgun sequence genome segment AGGTAGGAAGGAGGCCCCTTTCCACTCACAATGCCTCTTCCATTGTGGGgagtttgcagatattttcatatatttttttgtaCACCCAATTCATAGTCACAGATCTATTTCCCTTTTAGTTACTTTCCCTGATGATTTTAGTTGATCATCAAATCCCTAAAGATAGGTCCTCTCTTTCTAGAAACTTTGCACGTAGTATCTCTACAACAGTTACAAAAAGGCTGGATGATTTCAGCAGTCTTTATTTACAGGACTTAAGCAAGATTATCAACCAGACCTATGCCTGCATATCTGACATAAGTAGGTCACAGCAAACAAGCTTAACCAAACTGTCACCTCCATTACCATGTTATCTGAAGATTCACCGTCTATTTACTCTCGACATGGTGATGGTGTGAACAATCctgtaataagaaaaaaaaaaaaaaacagaaaaagacaagggGGAGAAGAAAAGCATCAACATGCCATCTTCTGAGCCAAGAACCTTATTCAATTATTTCCATGTCATATATAATTCTACTTAGTCTCAGGTTTACTTTTAAGGAAATTTGTGTTCTTAAGTCAGATTTGAATCTCAGATTTGAATCCCCTCTCTGTCAATTATTAGCTGTATGACTTTGGGCGAATGGCtgaacctctttgtgcctcagtttcctcacctgtaaaatggggacaaccgtagtatctacctcatagggttgttgtgagttAATACAGATAAAGTACCTGAAacagggcttcccacgtggcgcagtggtaaagaatcctcctgccaaagcaagagatgcaggagactcaggttcaatcaaagcatcggacacaactgagtgactgagcatgcatgcacacaagcacgcaaaaaaaaaaaaaaaatgtcagctaTTATGATGAGGAAAGGCAGGATACCTGGGCAGAGTTGACCGATGAATGTCAACTTGTGTTGTCATAGAAACCACTGCATCAGAGCagccctgtgtttatgacttggGGATCTAAACACCCAGCACAGGTGAGGAGGCCCCGGAGAGGAGCTGAGACAACGGGAGGGAGTGGGTGGGCTGAGGTCTGGGCCCAACTAGGGTGTCTTCACAAACCTCCACCAGCTGGAGGGAAGGGAAACTCAAGGAAGTAGGGCCATTGAAGAGAGGACCGAGGGGAGGACAGGCCTGGCTCGGCCCCTTGGTGCCTTTGTGTCCTCTGGCCCTGGCAACTAGCTCCTGATCCTAGCATTATCCACATTTACGGGTATTCGGGATGGTGGTGAAGGTCTGGGCATAGCCAGGAGGAACTCGGGAAACATTCCCTGGCTGTGCGCGGCTGGCTAATTAGAGGGAAAATGGACGCCGGGACCCACTTGCTGATGTGGCTTTTGTGCTGATCCGAATTCATGGAACACAGGGCATCTGGGCTGAGGACTGACAGTTAGGGTGATGTGGTTCTGATTAAGAAGGAGGAGGACCCCCTGGGtgccacccccaaccccatctgCTCCTGGATCTGGTGAGCTGTAGGGGAAGGGGCACATGGAACCCACAGGTAATGCTACATGCACTTGCCATGGATCAACCTTGTTCTCTGCCTACAAGAAAAAGGCCAACAAAGGCTTCCCAGacacaacactgtcaatcagctatattccaaaaataataatagtaataaaataaacaacagtacatttgagaaaaaaaaaaaatcccaggactGAGCTTGTATACAatgttagaaataaaatgtaGCTAGAATcacgggcttccccggtggctcagcggtaaagaatctgcctgcaatgcaggagccacaggtttgattcctgggttgggaagattccctggaggaggaaatggcaacccactccagcattcttacctggaacattccacagacaaaggagcctggtgggctacagtccacggggtcacaaagtcagacatgactgaagcgacttagtagcaacACCAACAAATTCATAGATAGATAGAATGCATCTGTGTTTATGTAtacactgtatgtatgtatatatgtgtgtgtatatgtgtgtgtgtgtatgtgtgtgtgtgtgtatatatgtgtgtgtgtgtgtgtgtaacaggaATAATTGTCAAGTCCAAGTGTAGTCAGACCTAGATGTTGCCAGGGTGTCCTTTCTCCCCAGCTGTCTTTCCATCTGCCTCTGCCCCTCTGGCCGTGAAGGAGACAGAGATCGGTGCTGACAAAGCCTAGTAGGTCTGTCTCAGCACATGAACACCCCACAGAAAAGGGTTGGTCAGGACCTGGGCTATTTCATTACTGCTGTCAATATTCAGAATGTCTCCTGGGCAGGTGACGTGTGGTTAAATAATAAAGCATGCTGGTGAAATGCTTCAGGATGCACTTAGACAAAAAGAACGGAAGAAAAAGCAACACCCTAtgggatggggttggggtgggggatggtgttGGGCAAATCTAATTTTCAGCTTAAGaaggaaaatgggaaaggagaaaaaatatagACCCTATTGCTCATCTAAAGTGAGCCAAATTGGATTCTAAATAACAGCACTTAATGCTGTAAATGCTGCATAATTCAAACAGCTCTCAACACAGAAATAAGACTGAGTGATATGTGACACGAACATAATGGAGCAAGTATGTGCCCCATCGTGACGGAGCTGACGTGTTAACAGTGGGCATGAAGGTAAGGGAACCTCTCCAAATGCGCTCAGAGAGTTAGAGGaatgagactttcctggtggtccagtggttaagactctgcacttccactgcagggggcaacaggttcgatccctggtcggggagctaagatcccacaagctgcatggtatggccaaaaagaaaaaaagaaagaaattcagataaaaataaaataaaaaagtttccaggaagaagatatatatatatttttttttttaaaaagaggactaAATATTTCCCCAAACCAAAAGGGCAGGGGAGAGGTGAAACAAGATTGGCAAAATGTTGATGAAGGTTGAGTTTATGATGGTGGGGGTTGGGCAGGGCGTGTCATGACTCTAGTCTTTCTAGTTTCCTGTTTGTTTGAAAATTTCCCAGATAATGGTTTTTAAATGGCGGGGAgggcagagaaaagagaagaaaagctaCGCTTCTCTATTTCATTTGAGCAAAGTTTGACCTTGTTAGTGGGTTTGCCTTGAGCACGGTAGGAGAGGGCTAACTCTGTTGGCTGGAGAccaataattaattaaaatctgGACAGAAAGGGAGCAAGAATGCTAAGAAGAGAGAACCACGGTGAGCAGGGAAGGGGCTGGAGTAGACTGGGAGGTCTCGAGggcccatgaaagtgaaagaaactaaGAGAAGAACGCCTGACTCAGTCATTCTTCCAGCTCATAACAGCAGAGATCTTCTGGGCTTGGGCTTCATCCTGGGCCCTGGACCCAGCATCTTTGCCCTCATGGCACTGGGGTTTCTGAGAGGGGACTGATGAGGAGGGAGGAGCAGGACTTCACCAACGGTCCTTTGAGCTTCTCGGCTGGGCTTGGGGGATCCCAGCTCCCCAGCTGGGGAGTACCCCAGCTCCTGATGTGGCTTCTGGTCACTCCTTGATCCTTTTATCCAGGAGGCCGTGAGTGGACCAGGCAGTTAGGGGTAAGGAGTGCAGTTATCAGCCACAGATGTCATCTTACTCTACTGGGAAACTGAgctcttcccctcccttccttttcttttttttcctcatttatttttattagtttacaattaattactttacaatattgtagtggtttttgccatacattgacatgaatcagccatggatttacatgtgttccccatcctgaacccctccacctccctccctccccatcccatccctctgggtgcatccaacctggactggagatctgtttcacacttgataatatacatgttttgatgctgttctttcaaatcatcccaccctcgccttctcccatagagtccaaaagtctgttctatacctctgtgtctctttttctgtcttgcatatagggttattgttaccatctttctaaattccatatatatgcgttagtatactgtattggtgtttatctttctggcttatttcactctgtataatgggctccagttttatccatctcattagaatagattcaaatgtattctttttaatggctgagtaatattccattgtgtatatgtaccacagctttcttatccattcatctgctgatgagcatctagattgcttccatatcctggctattataaacagtgttgcgctgaacactggggtacacgtgtctctttcagttctgatttcctctgtgtgtatgcccaggagtgggattgctgggtcatatggcagttctatttccagttttttaagaaatctccacactcttctccacagtggctgtactagtttgcatccccatcaacagtgtaagaggttcccttttctccaaaaccctctccagcatttattgcttgtagacttttggatagcagccatcctgactggcgtgtaatggtacctcactgaggttttgatttgcatttttctgataatgagtgatgttgagtatcttttcatgtgtttgttagccatctgtatgtcttctttggagaaatgtctgtttagatctttgacccattttttgattgggtcatttatttttctggaattgagttgcaggagttgcttgtatatttttgagattaatcctttgtctgtttcttcatttgctattattttctcccattctgaaggctgtcttttcatcttgagataaatccacatacctatggacaccttatcttcaacaaacgaggcaagaatatacaatggaaaaaagacaacctctttaacaagtggtgctgggaaaactggtcaaccacttgtaaaagaatgaaactagaacactttctaacaccatacacaaaaataaactcaaaatggattaaagatctaaatgtaagaccagaaactataaaacgcctagaggagaacataggcaaaacactcttcgacataaatcatagcaagatcctctatgacccacctcccagaatattggaaataaaagcaaaaataaacaaatgggacctaattaaacttaaaagcttctgcacaacaaagggaactataagcaaggtgaaaagacaccctccctTCCTTTTCAACAGTTTATGAAAGCCAGCACTCAACTTGGCCATAAAAAACTGGCCAAACCCTGACAAGTTTGCTTCACAGCCCTGAACAACCCCTGACGTCACCAGCACGGTGTTAAGAGAAGGCAGAGACCATGCGCAAGGCACCTTGAGCCGAGCACCCTTCAGAGCTTCCGCCATCCTGATGAGAACGTCTCACGGGGGCCAGAAGCCAATGTAGGAAGGTCCCAAGGCCTCACCTCCAACCTTGACCTTGACGCAGCTGGTGCTCTCAGCCTGGAGGTGCCCCCCAACCCACTGTGCCGGGGCTTCCCTAGGCAGGGACGCTGCACCAGAGTGAAGATGTGATCAGATCCCCAAACAGGCTGCTCGGAGGAGGCACCTGCTCTGTGTCTCTGCCGCACCGAGGTCTGGCCCAAAGGCTCCAATGAGAGCTCATTAGCTGATCGTTGGGAAACTGCTGCGAGACTCATTTGTCAGCACAATAATTAGAAACCCTGttgtttcttggttttatttttaacacatcaGAGCCGACACTGCGGAACACCTAGACCATCAGCTGTGGGTCCAAAGAGGGAGCCCGGAGAGCAGCAGGGCAGGGCCACACGTGCTCAGGCTCAGGGCGTGTGGTTTGGGGACCACGGGGCCCCAGTGGGGATGCTCTGATCTCAGTGCTCGATCTCCCACTTGGTGAAGAATAGCCAGGGCACAGCTGGTCGGGTAGAGCACCACCACCTGTCCTGGGGCTTTGGGAAATAAACCCCAAAGGAGACTCCCGCCTGCTGACGTTGAGTGGCACCTCCAAACTGGGGCACCCtcagatcctggctctgcctccccATGCTTTGCAGCTGAGCTTGGCAGGTGCCCTGTAGTCGGCAGTATTTGATCCCTGCCCTATCCCTGGCCAGGCTGGTGGCACCTGGGGGCACGTGAGCTTCGCAGCAGGGCTCCCTGGCTGTGGCTCAAGCCTCACATCTCACCCCGTCACCTGGGGGAGCCCCACCAGGAGCCCCCCATGCCTCTCTCTCCTCACCTGTTCTCAGGCCACCCTGCTGCATGCTGGCCACTGCGTCTCCTCCAGTCACTGGGCACACGTTCCTCCCAGGCAAACGCTGCAGAGACATCCCGCCCTGCAGCAGAATGGCATGCTCCTGTTTTCAGCTGCGTTGTGTAAGACAGAACAATAACACTTTGTACTCGGGGTGCACCTTTCATCAGAGGAACCCCTGTGTACTCGGCAAACATTCCCGACACAGCACCCTGGGGGTGGAAGGAGCCTGCCatctcaggctccaggctggagAGACTGCAGCCTCCCAGTGGGCAAGGCCAAGGTTCCCCAGGGAGCCAAGGGGCTAAAAAGGACCATGCCGCTCCCCTGAGGTTCTCATCAGACTCGCCCCTTCCTGAACCATCAGAACCTGCAGTTCCCAGAGCCACCCTCTCCCCCTGGTTCAGGAACATTCCTCTGCTCAGTCGTCCCTGTGCTGGAACACACTGGAAACTTGGCCTTAAAACTCACGTTCACTTCCAAAGAAACCCAGACGTCCAATCTGCACTGTGGCCACCTTTGAGTCACTATGGTCCCTTGGTGCTGGGAGAGACACttccacccaaacccattccATGGCTGACTCAGGCTGAAAGTGTGACAGAACTTAGCGTACAGGTGAGTCCAGACTGCGCCTCTTTTATAACACACAGTGGCCAATCATATGCTCAGATTCAGGGAGGCAGCTGGACAGAACCAGTCCTGAGTGAGGGAGACAAGGCTGTGGAGCACAGGACCTCCGGGCCCAAGTAGGATCTATCTTCTCAGAAAGAACAAACCGCATCGTACGTTGGAAGCTCAAGATCGATGGTTTTCTTTGCACTCTGCTATCACTGATAATCAACCTCCTTTGCAAAAGATGCCTAGGATGTGGCAAGAGTTCTTGCAGCTTAGTGAAGGCagaaatggcagaaagcaatgcTAACCAGGATGGATTTGGGGTATGGAGTGTCCTGTGTGGTTGTTGCATGGTTCCATAGTTGAAGACGGAAGCTTTGTGTTTCTGGAGATGCATGTATACACAAACCACCCCACCCTGCCATAACTGATAACTGACTCTTCTCTCCTTGGGATGGTGCTTCCTAGTGGAGTAGTTGAGTATGTGCTTTTACACCAGGCTCTGCTTTCTAGGGAAGTCAGGCTAAGACAGAGCTAGTGTGCCTATgggtcccttctcctccccactttGCAGCTGAGCTTGGCAGGTGCCCTGTAGTTGGACTGAGTGCATCCATCCGAGGAATGCGAAAACTATTAttacacaacagaaatttgtCCCTTGGCAGGTGTGAAGGGGTGCTTTATCTAATGCTTTCCAACCTTGTCATCCCCAACAAACTCAACATTCTCAATTTTAAAAGGTTTCTGGTTATATCGGGTTAGAAAAATagctttggaaattaaaaaatggttATCTCGAAtcagggttttccaggtggctcagtggtaaagaatcagcctgccaagcaggagacctaggttcaacccctgggtcaggaagattccctgaagaagggaatggcaacccactccaatattgttgcctggagaatcccagggacagaggagcctggcgggctacagtccatggtgttgcaaagagtcgacacgactgagctactaacacacatcTCTAATCGAattctttatggaaaaaaaaatttatttgcatGGTTCCTTTTGGATAGACTGGATTGAATACCTAAGAAAATATAAGGATAAAATCTAAACAGTTCTCCTAAACATCTGATTCTTATTTCCCTGCCCACCTCATGCATTCAGGGTCCATCGTTTGCTAGGCTCCTTATTTGAGTTCCTATGCTCAGGTCTAGGCCTCTGCACCCATGATACAGGGTTGATGACAATGTTCACCACTTTTCACTATGAGCTGATTCTCAACACAACCCCATTTCCCAGGAAAGTAGACAATattcttaattcttttaaaaaaataaatgtagtttATTATTTTAGATGTAATGTAATCCCAGAGAATGATCTACTGGTATGAACCAGAACCTTTTTGGGTTTCTTTTGAACACCActggggatcttagctccctgaccaggaactgaacttatgtctcctgcaatggaagtgtggggtcttaaccaccaggctcccagggaagtccaattgTTGAAGAAGAAAATTCCATAAAAGTGTAGAAATATTAGGCCCTGATTCCTTCTCCACATTCTCATTTTTCAATCTACTTGTGATGTTGAAGCATTTGGGGGGTATCTGGCCAAAAGAAAATGAGTTTAATAACCAAATGGTGATTATTCTCTAGGGATTACACTAAATGAGACCTTTTCTACAGAGTAGCCCAACCTGAAGGGACTTGAGGTAACAAATATCTCTaatctctgtgaccccacccCCAAGAAGGAGTCCCCCCTGTTTGGAGCCTGAGGAAATGGCAAAGCAAATTCAGACCTGTTCTGAGCTGGAAGTTCAAAATTCAACTCAACAGTGGTGATTTGGTCTGATGTTGTGATCACCCCTTCTCTTTTTCCTACAAAGTCACCATGgcttcttaccaaaaaaaaaggttaaaaaatttaatgttgtttcaagaattttaaaaaggaagttctTTAAACCCATTGACAACACTGAACCAAGCCCAGAGGCTTTAAAATATGATCCTAGAAGTCTGTTTCTAAAAAGTACAACCTTTCTCTAAGTCTTTCGATACCTATCTGATTGATACAGCTCTAATTTCACAATCAAACTATATTCTTCTctcaaaatttgttttcttaagtCAGAAATAATCAAATCTGATTCCATCTGTGGTTCTTCAGCTTGTGAATCCATTCTGTCTTTCTGTTTAAATTGGCCAATATCAAATTAATTTCCTATGGCAGTGTCCTTGGTTACACTTTGGGGATTTAAGCTGTATTACAATCTAAAGAAACTGTGAAAACATTGAAGAAAACCTTGACTTTGCTTCTTCCTTCTTCCAGATCTGAGGCTTCCTGGTTAGTTCCTGAATTATTCCCATCACCCACAGCTGCCACCTACCGATTACTTATCATCAGAAGCAAGCGCAATTATTCCATCAAGTCAGGAACCAGTCCTGAGCTGTGGCTTTTCTAAATGTTCCTGATATCATGGTGACTGTCAGATTAGAGATTTTTGCTCTCAACCCAATCCTGCTTGGTCAGTCCTAGGGTAATTCGGAACATGTGTTGAAAACAAAAAGTGACATCACAGCTACCAGCTGAGAGTGTGTCTCCAGGGCTGGAGACTTGGCCACTGGGCGTAGAGAACCATCAGGGTAAGTCAGCATCACCAGGGTTCCCAGGTGAATTTCAGCTCTGACTTTAAAAGTTATtactggagggaaaaaagaaatcttttctccctcttcccttgGCTCTTCTGGGCTGGTGTGTTCCCGAACCTgaaaaatgtatttgctttttatgACACCAGACTTCAAAACATAAGTCTTGCAACTCAGCCAAATTTTCTGCTGAGCCAGCCAATGGGAACAAACATTAGGCCTGTGGCAACCACaggtgtgcgtgcatgtgtgtgtgtgtacactctttCCCTCTAGTCCCCTCCTCCAGACCATCCACCAACCTAACACACACTTTCTAAGACAGAACCCATGtcctcctccccatcctatcccatACACGAAGCTAGAGTATAAACAACGCCTTGCACCAAGGTCTCTCTGCAGGCAGAACCTAAGGACAGGAATTAGTTATCAATGTAAACCTGCCACGCCGGGTCTTGGTTCTCCGATCGTGATAGAAGGTCGCCTTCATCGAGTATCAGTGTGTGACTCACCTATATCACTTGAGTTCTCCTACTTTATGGAggggaaaataataattattatgcaACATAATTCTCTATGTTGAATTAGTGCCAAAGATTTGAGATTTCCAGAGAGGTGGTTTTGAATTAGTCAAGTAGGGTTTCCATTGCACAGAAAGCTTGAAAGGAAGCCTTTTGACTCGTCCTAAGAATCCTGAGACAAAGCAGAGTTTGGAGGTGCAATCTTGTCACTGGCTTCCGGGAGAACCAGAGGAGTTGTGAAACCCGGATGAGATCCCCGAGCAAAACCGACTATGGTCTGGTCTGAGTCCTGCCAGCCTCTCACCCCAGCAGCAAGGACTTCTTTGCCTGTAAAAGGAGAATGTTGGGCTTGACTGCTACATCTCCACTGTCTCACAAATGAGGGGCTGCTTTAAAGCTCATCAGTATTTGCTCAGTATAAGAGTGCCCACTGGAGAGCTGAGCTCATAGACAACTCAGCAGTAATTCTGAGAAAGTCACATGGCATAGCTGAGGAAGATGACAGACAATACAGAGAGAAGACGGGAAAATCTAcacccaccaccccccgcccccgtccGTGTggtgaatagattttttttaatgcaaaaaggGTAAGCCCTGGGCAAAATTATGAAATAGCCAGAGTTTATGTCCAGCTCttatatacttctttttttcttttcaatctgagtaaaaaaagattttaaatcagTGAGTTCCAATTTGGATGGGCTTGAGAGTTTTTTCATTAAAGGGGTATGGACCTTTAAGTCTTATTTTTCAGTTGTGAAgtgaaagccttttttttttttttcttttttccctcctgtaGCAGGAATTTCAGctccccagatggctcagtggtaaagaatctgcctgccaagcaggagacgcaggagattcaggttcagtccctgagcctggaagatcctctggaggaggaaatggcaacccactccggtattcttgtctgggaaatcccatggacagaggagcctggtgggctacagcccatggggtcacaaagagtcggacagcacTGAGTACGCACGCATGCACAGCACAGCAGGAATTGCAGGCTTAAAGGAGTGGCCTGGGGGGAGTTCAGGGGCCTTGAGGTTCTTCTTCCCTGAAGACAGGCACCACCAGGGAGCCCTGCTGGGTGGAGGGCAGCCCTCACCGGCCCTGAGTTCTCCCCTGGAAGAGCTGAGAGGGAGCGCCAGGAGCAAGCCAGGCTCACccatctctgtttgtttgcatTCCATCTGATGAGACAGCTGGCAAACCTGCCCAAGTCTCAGCTGTGTGGGGAGCATACTGGCTTAAGGCTCTAATGTGCTCAGAGGTGATGGCGTGGAGCTCACTTGCCTCCAGCCAGGAATTCATCCTTCCCAGTGACATCCAGGATGCGAGGGAAGGATGTGGTCATCCACCCCCGACTACTTCCCAAtgaatttccttctccctttaaGCACAAAAGACACAGCATCACCAGGCACTGGGCATTTTAAGCAGAGAGAAGCGTCTTATAAAATAGGGAACAGAAAGTCTTAGACTCACTGCTGGGAAAGGCAGTCCAGTTCCTAAATCCATCAGAAGAGAAGCAAGATAGGTCACCAGCAGGGGGCGCCGGACTGCTCTGGACTCTGGAGGCGAAGGGAGTGAACTGGAGGGTCGGACTAAGCCCAGGAAGGGCTTTAGCTCTGACTCAGGTGCAGTTGTTGTCGAAAGGTGTTGACTGGAGGCGTGGCTAAGACATCCTGAACCCCGCTGGGGCGCCTGGCTGGTGCCCGGATCACGCACTTTGTGAGACTGTGCCCGTCCTCTGAGCCACTTCCtgatagaaaacaaatatttgagtTTCAAGAGCTGAGCAGAGCTGCAGAACATTTTGTAGATTCTTCGCATTTTCTCTGCTGCTCCTCGAAGCCTCGGAGAGCCATGTCGGAGGCGCTCAGCACAAGAACCTTCTTTCCATGGGTGGTTTGCCCTCGGAGCTGGTGACTTCATGCTTTAAGCATGTCCTTCCTGGCTGGTTCCCTGCGTCTCCTCCACTTgctcttctgttttgtttgtgcAGTTAGCGCCCGGACAGAATTTTCAAAAGTGTCCTCCCAGAATGCAAGAGCCAGGGAGGGGGTGCCCGGCCCAGGAACTGTCTCTTTCTCCAGCCCCCTTGTGCCCACCACCCAGCTTGGCACCAGAATGAGCAGGTTCAGGGCTGCTGGCAATTTCAGGCTGTGGTCCCGTCTTTGCCACAAGCAGATATGTGATCTGGGTAATTTACTTCACCTCTGCAGGTGTTACTTTGCCGACCTGTAAAAAATTATGTCCAAGGTCCCATCCAACTTGAAGATGTCTGGACTAAGGCCCAGGGCATTTGGGACTTGTGGTATCAGCTCCAAGTGTGATCTGGTGTGTGGGtcttcttgggggtgggggtggagtgctGTGGTCCTCTGCCTAAGTCCCAGAATGGGGCCTGTCTTCAGAAGCACCTGAACATTTCATGGGCTTCCACGCAGGTTTTCAAGTCACATTCTGGGTCCATTGGCAAAACATCAGCCACCACCAGCCACCCTCCAGAACTACCCCTAGTGGTACCAGGGGACCAGTATAAATTCCTCAGAGCAGTTGCTTTGCAGAAGTCATCTGACCTTCAGCGTCCATTTGCCCGACACTCCTATCTCCAAAACACacatgtttctctctccctcctcggAGATCACATTTCCTCTGTCTTTTGGCATTATCTGCCATGTCTTGAAtttaatcaacttttttttttctctctctcagtctTGGCAATAGAACC includes the following:
- the LOC122687014 gene encoding uncharacterized protein LOC122687014 isoform X1 — translated: MKSPAPRANHPWKEGSCAERLRHGSPRLRGAAEKMRRIYKMFCSSAQLLKLKYLFSIRKWLRGRAQSHKVRDPGTSQAPQRGSGCLSHASSQHLSTTTAPESELKPFLGLVRPSSSLPSPPESRAVRRPLLVTYLASLLMDLGTGLPFPALKTGACHSAAGRDVSAAFAWEERVPSDWRRRSGQHAAGWPENRRILYHCATWEALFQDCSHHHHVESK
- the LOC122687014 gene encoding uncharacterized protein LOC122687014 isoform X2; this translates as MKSPAPRANHPWKEGSCAERLRHGSPRLRGAAEKMRRIYKMFCSSAQLLKLKYLFSIRKWLRGRAQSHKVRDPGTSQAPQRGSGCLSHASSQHLSTTTAPESELKPFLGLVRPSSSLPSPPESRAVRRPLLVTYLASLLMDLGTGLPFPAGGMSLQRLPGRNVCPVTGGDAVASMQQGGLRTGGFFTTAPRGKPCFRIVHTITMSRVNRR